Proteins found in one Amycolatopsis aidingensis genomic segment:
- a CDS encoding arabinosyltransferase domain-containing protein, with amino-acid sequence MRLAMFSNSEVLDESPAPATARPDVVSPRTRWWRRLAVVLGLLSAACALAFPFLPVVQDTARISWPAGTDTRPVNAPLTGYWAQEMRVTIPCETMRSLDARTPGDALLFSTVPAARTDEGAGMQLRIDNNLLVVSNRGEQIARQPLPPQDCGVQVVSDATRTTVSVAGTPIHDEDGDVRPRVVGIYSEIDSAGDPTEGLGVSITPDTRYQSSPTTLKVVIGVLGVLALLGCLIAVNRLDSGVARRAPRWAPIGWWHLTTRDVTVIAALGAWVFIGPVTSDDGYILTMARVADEVGYLTNYHRWFGVAEAPFGWFYHVYELMTQVSTVPPWIRLPSFLLGVISWLLISREVMPRLGKEVRVSGAAAWAAAAVFLVWWMPYNNGVRPEPVAAVGSLLALCAVERALVTRRLLPLCLGLLAAAFTLAATPTGLIAVAPFIVAARPLFQLLRQRARASSWVPVLSPILGSGLLVLVVVFADQTFATVTEATRLRSLVGPSLSWFEELFRYELLFSSSADGSAARRFPVLLLILCTGTCLVVLLRRGRIPGAALGPSRRLIATVALFFLLLALTPTKWTHHFGAFAAVGAAMAALTALATSTNVLRSRRNRAAFVSGLLVVAALAVTGPNAYWFVSDFGVPWADRAPMIGGLGLSTILLIGAAAVAVVAFIENVRAQRPGLPPPPPEGRGRALRFGSLSLVVVCGLVAAAEFASMTAAITGQHHSYSLGEANVEHVFGKSCNLADHVMVERDPISSMLAPLPAGQQATVADESAAPGDLPDNDEGNGATQTGFHTQAALTDDPIAEPPHGFTTGTVAMWSSYDERTTPTGQLRTEWYDLAERPAGGQLVVAVAAAPGKATSVRVEFGRPTPEGIRVVGNRQVLGTGGGVGGWGDVRLNLDEAPQGATAARIVAADDDFTEDGWVAVTAPRVPTFTTLTDKVGDKPVYMDWPTSFVYPCLVPAASHDGIAEVPEYRLTAANLAPEADWASSKGGGPNGWLEEVADQPEVPSFLANEPERTWGRLLAVEPYAKETAEPVITRGQEVRPGWWSPGPGPSQPDGTTPTR; translated from the coding sequence ATGCGGCTAGCCATGTTCTCCAACTCCGAGGTTCTCGACGAGTCGCCTGCCCCGGCGACCGCGAGACCGGATGTTGTGTCGCCGCGCACCCGGTGGTGGCGCCGGCTGGCGGTCGTACTCGGCCTGCTCTCCGCGGCCTGCGCGCTGGCCTTCCCGTTCCTGCCGGTGGTGCAGGACACCGCCAGGATCAGCTGGCCTGCCGGTACCGACACCCGGCCGGTCAACGCGCCGCTGACCGGCTACTGGGCGCAGGAAATGCGGGTGACGATCCCGTGCGAGACGATGCGGTCGCTGGACGCCCGCACCCCTGGCGACGCGCTGCTGTTCTCCACCGTGCCCGCCGCCCGCACCGACGAGGGCGCGGGTATGCAGCTGCGGATCGACAACAACCTGCTGGTGGTGTCCAACCGCGGGGAACAGATCGCCCGGCAGCCACTGCCCCCGCAGGACTGCGGGGTGCAGGTGGTCTCGGACGCCACCAGGACCACGGTGAGCGTGGCCGGAACGCCGATCCACGACGAGGACGGGGACGTCCGGCCCCGGGTGGTCGGCATCTACTCCGAGATCGACTCCGCAGGGGACCCCACCGAGGGGCTGGGCGTGTCGATCACCCCGGACACCAGGTACCAGTCCTCGCCGACCACGCTGAAGGTCGTCATCGGGGTACTCGGGGTGCTGGCCCTGCTCGGCTGCCTGATCGCGGTGAACCGGTTGGACAGCGGGGTCGCCCGCAGGGCACCGCGGTGGGCGCCGATCGGCTGGTGGCATCTGACCACGCGGGACGTCACGGTGATCGCCGCGCTCGGCGCCTGGGTGTTCATCGGGCCGGTCACCTCGGACGACGGCTACATCCTCACCATGGCCAGGGTGGCCGACGAGGTCGGCTACCTGACCAACTATCACCGCTGGTTCGGGGTGGCCGAGGCACCGTTCGGCTGGTTCTACCACGTCTACGAGCTGATGACGCAGGTCAGCACGGTGCCGCCGTGGATCCGGCTGCCCTCCTTCCTGCTCGGAGTGATCAGCTGGTTGCTGATCAGCCGGGAGGTGATGCCCCGGCTGGGCAAGGAGGTCCGGGTCAGTGGCGCGGCGGCCTGGGCCGCGGCGGCGGTGTTCCTGGTCTGGTGGATGCCCTACAACAACGGCGTGCGTCCGGAGCCGGTGGCCGCGGTCGGTTCGTTGCTCGCGTTGTGCGCGGTGGAGCGGGCGCTGGTCACCCGCAGGCTGCTGCCCCTGTGTCTCGGCCTGCTCGCGGCCGCGTTCACCCTGGCGGCCACCCCGACCGGGCTGATCGCCGTGGCGCCGTTCATCGTGGCCGCGCGGCCGCTGTTCCAGCTGCTGCGGCAGCGCGCGCGGGCGAGCAGCTGGGTGCCGGTGCTCTCGCCGATCCTCGGCTCCGGGCTGCTGGTGCTGGTGGTGGTGTTCGCCGACCAGACCTTCGCCACGGTCACCGAGGCCACCCGGCTGCGCAGCCTGGTGGGTCCCAGCCTGTCCTGGTTCGAGGAACTGTTCCGCTACGAGCTGCTGTTCAGCTCCAGCGCGGACGGCTCGGCGGCCCGCCGGTTCCCGGTGCTGCTGCTGATCCTGTGCACCGGCACCTGCCTGGTGGTGCTGCTGCGCAGGGGCCGGATCCCGGGAGCGGCGCTCGGGCCGAGCCGTCGGCTGATCGCCACGGTGGCCCTGTTCTTCCTGCTGCTGGCGCTCACCCCGACCAAGTGGACGCACCACTTCGGCGCCTTCGCGGCGGTGGGCGCGGCCATGGCGGCGCTCACCGCGCTGGCGACCAGCACCAACGTGCTGCGTTCCCGGCGCAACCGGGCCGCGTTCGTCTCCGGGCTGCTCGTGGTCGCGGCGCTGGCGGTCACCGGGCCGAACGCCTACTGGTTCGTGTCCGACTTCGGCGTGCCGTGGGCTGACCGCGCTCCCATGATCGGCGGCCTTGGCCTTTCCACCATCCTGCTGATCGGCGCGGCGGCCGTGGCCGTGGTCGCCTTCATCGAGAACGTGCGGGCCCAGCGTCCCGGGCTGCCGCCACCTCCGCCGGAGGGCAGGGGACGCGCGCTACGGTTCGGCTCACTGTCCCTTGTGGTCGTCTGCGGCCTGGTTGCTGCCGCCGAGTTCGCCAGCATGACCGCGGCGATCACCGGGCAGCACCACAGTTACAGCCTCGGTGAGGCCAATGTGGAGCACGTGTTCGGCAAGAGCTGCAACCTCGCCGATCACGTGATGGTGGAGCGGGACCCGATCTCCAGCATGCTGGCCCCGCTGCCCGCCGGGCAGCAGGCGACGGTGGCGGACGAGTCCGCGGCCCCTGGCGACCTGCCGGACAACGACGAGGGCAACGGCGCCACCCAGACCGGTTTCCACACCCAGGCCGCGCTGACCGACGATCCGATCGCCGAGCCGCCGCACGGGTTCACCACCGGCACGGTCGCCATGTGGAGCAGCTACGACGAGCGCACCACCCCGACCGGCCAGTTGCGCACCGAGTGGTATGACCTCGCCGAGCGGCCCGCGGGCGGGCAGCTGGTGGTGGCCGTGGCCGCGGCGCCGGGCAAGGCGACCAGCGTGCGGGTCGAGTTCGGCAGGCCGACTCCGGAGGGCATCCGGGTGGTCGGGAACCGGCAGGTGCTTGGCACCGGCGGCGGGGTCGGCGGCTGGGGCGATGTCCGGCTGAACCTGGACGAGGCGCCGCAGGGTGCGACGGCGGCGCGGATCGTGGCCGCGGACGACGACTTCACCGAGGACGGCTGGGTCGCGGTGACCGCACCCAGGGTCCCGACCTTCACCACCCTCACCGACAAGGTCGGCGACAAGCCGGTCTACATGGACTGGCCGACCTCCTTCGTCTACCCGTGCCTGGTGCCCGCCGCCTCGCACGACGGGATCGCCGAGGTGCCCGAGTACCGGCTGACCGCGGCCAACCTCGCACCGGAGGCGGACTGGGCCAGCAGCAAGGGCGGCGGGCCGAACGGCTGGCTCGAGGAGGTGGCCGACCAGCCCGAGGTGCCGAGCTTCCTTGCCAACGAGCCCGAGCGGACCTGGGGCCGGTTGCTGGCCGTCGAGCCGTACGCGAAGGAAACCGCGGAACCGGTGATCACCAGGGGCCAGGAGGTCCGGCCGGGCTGGTGGTCCCCTGGCCCGGGACCCAGCCAGCCGGACGGGACTACGCCGACCCGCTGA
- the bluB gene encoding 5,6-dimethylbenzimidazole synthase, whose amino-acid sequence MTRPQELDAFYEVVRRRRDVRAEFTGEPIAEEVLERVLEAAHSAPSVGLTQPWDFVLVTDAGTRQTFAEHVRSEREVFADSLTGERAERFSRIKIEGIRESSMGVVVTYDPSRGSPDVLGRHAIADAGLYSVCLAIQNLWLAATAEGLGLGWVSFYREPFLAELLGIPDGVRPVAWLCLGPVTELAAVPDLERHDWRRRRPLRAAVHRERFTR is encoded by the coding sequence ATGACGAGACCGCAGGAACTGGACGCCTTCTACGAGGTGGTGCGGCGGCGCAGGGACGTGCGCGCCGAGTTCACCGGGGAGCCGATCGCGGAGGAGGTGCTGGAACGGGTGCTGGAGGCGGCCCACTCAGCACCCAGCGTCGGGCTCACCCAGCCGTGGGATTTCGTGCTGGTCACCGACGCGGGCACCCGGCAGACCTTCGCCGAGCACGTGCGGTCCGAGCGGGAGGTGTTCGCGGACTCGCTGACCGGTGAACGGGCCGAACGGTTCTCCCGGATCAAGATCGAGGGCATCCGCGAGTCCAGCATGGGGGTCGTGGTCACCTACGACCCGTCGCGCGGCTCGCCGGACGTGCTGGGCAGGCACGCGATCGCCGATGCCGGGCTGTACTCGGTCTGCCTTGCCATCCAGAACCTGTGGCTTGCGGCCACCGCCGAGGGCCTCGGCCTCGGCTGGGTCAGCTTCTACCGGGAGCCCTTCCTTGCCGAGCTGCTCGGCATCCCGGACGGGGTGCGGCCGGTGGCCTGGTTGTGCCTTGGCCCGGTGACCGAGCTGGCCGCCGTTCCCGACCTGGAGCGGCACGACTGGCGGCGCAGGCGACCGCTGCGGGCGGCTGTCCACAGGGAAAGGTTTACCCGGTAA